In Patescibacteria group bacterium, the genomic stretch GCACCATGCCGGCACTTGATGGCGAGGTTGCGGTCGCATACAGCGCCGATATCACCGCGCCTGCTCGAGAGGCGTACACGTTCCAGAAGAAATTCAAGGATCAGTACACTATCATCGGCGGCGTCTTCGAGGGTGCGTACAAGAGCAAGGAAGAGATGATGGCAATCGCTACCATCCCTCCTCTCAAGACCCTCTACGCTCAGCTTGCGAATCTCCTCAACTCACCAATCCAGGGCTTCGTTATGGCATTGGACCAGATCGCACAGAAACAGGAGAGCGCCTCAGGTGCTCCAGCGGCTCCAGTAGCCGAGGCAGTGTCCGCAGCTCCAGTCGCAGCATAATTATTCATTCTTATTACTACACACATGGAAAACGTAGAAATCCCAGCAAAGTTCAAGGCACTCATCGAGACTATCGAGAAGTTGTCTGTCCTTGACCTTCACGAGCTCGTGAAGACTCTCGAGAAGAAGTTTGGAGTATCAGCTGCGGCAGTGGCTATGGCCGCTCCAGCAGCCGCTCCAGCGGCAGAAGAGAAGAGCACTGTTACTATTCACCTCAAGGATGCCGGTGGTACTAAGATCGCGGTGATCAAGGTGGTGAAGGAAGTCCTCGGTCTCGGTCTCAAGGAGGCAAAGGACCTCGTCGACGCAGCTCCTGCAAACCTCAAGGAGGGGGTAAAGAAGGCAGAAGCAGACGAGATCAAGAAGAAGCTCGAAGAGGCAGGCGCCAAGGTAGAGTTGAAGTAAGAAGCACTCGCTTTTCATTTTGGCTTAGATATTGGACCACGAAAGACGCCCTTTGCGGGCGTTTTTCTTTTGCTATATACTGTGGCCACCATGGATACGTTATCACGACTGTTTGGCAGCGAGGCCCGAGTAAAGCTGATGCGCTTGTTCCTATTGAACCCCGATCGACAGTATGCGTTTAAGGACGTTGTTGTTTGGACGAAGCTATCAAAGAAGGTGGCACAGAATGAACTCGCTCTCTTGCAGAAGATCGGCCTGATACTCCAGGTGCCAATACCGACAATTGGAAGGAAGAAAGATAAGGGATACACCTTGAATCAACGTTTTATGTACTTGAAGCAATTGCAGAGCCTTATCATCGATACTGTCTTGCTCAACGAGGGTGATACGGTGAAGCGTCTTGCCAAAGCAGGGAAGATGAAGCTTATCGTCGTCGCTGGTGTCTTTATTCAGGAGTGGGATAGTCGAGCCGACTTGTTGGTGGTGGGGGACAAGATCAAGGAGGGGGCACTGAAGACTGTGATCCGCAAAATTGAACTTGAATTAGGCCGTGAATTGCGCTATGCCAGCCTCGAAACCCCGGATTTCCAGTATCGCCTTAGTATTGGCGACCGTTTGGTGCGCGATATCCTGGATTATCCCCATCAGATCATCTTCGACAAGTTTGGATTGAAGAAGGGCATATAAGGCGTATAATAAAGGGAGGGGTAGCATTATTTATTAAACCCTTTTTATTTTATGTTCACTACATTCATCGATAGCCTGCTGGCGTCCTTCTCCAGTGTCTGGGGAGGCGTGGCGGCTGTTGCTCCGCGTTTTATCCTAACTCTCTTGTTGTTGGTGGTCGGCGCATTGATCGCTGACCTCGTTGGCAAGGCAGTGTCGCAGATTCTCGTAGCGGTAAAGCTCGACCACCTTCTTCGCACTATCGGGGTAGAACACTACACCCGACGTGCAGGATTGAATCTCCATTCAGGCACCTTCTTTGGTACCTTGGTGAAGTGGTTTTTGAACGTCGGATTTTTGCTCCAGGCACTCACCATGCTCGGTCTCTCGACCGTCACCGTCTTCTTGGGCAATGTTCTCAGCTACTTGCCACAGGTGGCCGTGGCCGCACTCGTACTGCTCGCTGGCTTGGTGATCGGTGAATTGGTGGAGTCTGTCGTCTCAGCTCTTGCACGACTCGCTTCTCTCGGTCGCGCACACCTCTTGGGAAACGCGAGCCGCTGGGCGGTCTGGACCTTCTCGGTACTCGTCGCTTTGTACCAGTTTGGCCTCACTTCTGTCTTCTCAGAGACTGTCCTCAATGCCATTGTTATGTCACTCGCTTTGGCGGCTGGCCTTGCCTTTGGTCTTGGTGGTCAGGCGACAGCGGGTCAGTTCTTGGCTCGTTTGCGAGGAGAAATGACCGACGGTAAGTAGTCTGGAAAAGAGCCATTTTCGCGATATCCACTGGCTATCCACAAGAAACCCGTATCTCGCTCCAAAACTGTTGACAGGGAAACCGCCTTCATATATACTCGTGAGGCGTCTGAAATATGTTAAAACTCCCTAGCAACAGAGCGGAATGAGATACCACTGAATAAGTGCTGTCTTAGGTCCCGCTCAAAAGCGGGTTTTTTGTTCAGAAAGAGTTCGGGCGCCGATATTTGACATATGAATTCCCTCCCGGCAAGACACTTTACGTGGTCTTTTCGACAGCTGGAGAGGGGTGAAAGGTAGGGATACGATTCCAAAAGCGTCGTATCCCCTGTAGAAGAGAAAAAACAAGCAATAATTGTGGTTTATAGATTTCCTAATAAGAAATCAAGAGCATATGGTGGATGCCTAGACTTGAAGAGGCGATGAAGGACGCAGCATGGCGGCGATACGCTACGGGGAGGTGCCTAGCAACCTTTGATCCGTAGATGTCCGAATGGGGA encodes the following:
- the rplJ gene encoding 50S ribosomal protein L10, whose product is MATTKAQKQEILAGLKESIKQNPSLVFVNFHKLTVADTTLMRRGLRAGGVGYVVAKKTLIKKALAEAGVTGTMPALDGEVAVAYSADITAPAREAYTFQKKFKDQYTIIGGVFEGAYKSKEEMMAIATIPPLKTLYAQLANLLNSPIQGFVMALDQIAQKQESASGAPAAPVAEAVSAAPVAA
- the rplL gene encoding 50S ribosomal protein L7/L12; this encodes MENVEIPAKFKALIETIEKLSVLDLHELVKTLEKKFGVSAAAVAMAAPAAAPAAEEKSTVTIHLKDAGGTKIAVIKVVKEVLGLGLKEAKDLVDAAPANLKEGVKKAEADEIKKKLEEAGAKVELK